A genomic window from Candidatus Obscuribacter sp. includes:
- the ftsE gene encoding cell division ATP-binding protein FtsE yields MIRLQNVCKNYGGRPALSNVNLHIALGEFAFLVGPSGAGKSTLMRLLYREETPTSGNVLISGVNLNRLSAGQIPLLRRRLGIIFQDFKLLNSQTVFNNVAYVLRALGVDEREVGKRVSSALAVVNLEHKRDAYPTELSGGEQQRVGIARAIVNGPPVLLADEPTGNLDPATSLEIVQLLERISQRGTTVLISTHDQPIVNAMRRRVIALKNGELVADVDNGFYELEMA; encoded by the coding sequence ATGATTCGACTGCAAAATGTCTGCAAAAACTACGGTGGACGCCCAGCGCTGTCCAACGTCAATCTGCACATTGCTCTGGGTGAGTTTGCCTTTTTAGTGGGACCCAGCGGTGCTGGTAAGTCCACTTTGATGCGCTTGCTCTATCGTGAGGAGACTCCCACCAGCGGTAATGTACTTATCTCTGGCGTCAATCTCAATCGGCTCTCTGCCGGTCAGATACCGCTATTGCGTCGTCGCCTCGGCATTATTTTTCAAGATTTTAAATTGCTCAATAGTCAGACTGTTTTTAACAACGTCGCTTATGTACTGCGTGCTCTCGGTGTTGATGAGCGCGAAGTCGGTAAGCGAGTCTCGTCGGCTCTGGCTGTAGTAAACCTTGAGCATAAACGTGATGCTTATCCTACCGAGTTATCTGGCGGTGAGCAGCAACGAGTCGGTATTGCCCGCGCTATCGTCAATGGACCGCCGGTACTGCTCGCTGACGAGCCCACTGGTAACCTGGACCCTGCTACCAGCCTGGAGATTGTTCAATTACTTGAGCGCATCAGCCAGCGTGGCACCACAGTTTTGATTTCGACCCACGACCAGCCCATCGTTAATGCTATGCGCAGACGTGTTATAGCGCTCAAAAACGGCGAGCTTGTAGCTGATGTAGACAATGGATTTTACGAACTGGAGATGGCATAA
- a CDS encoding MotA/TolQ/ExbB proton channel family protein yields the protein MESKFLNYFLEFMVHDWFASIPITICSILTVAVMVERYLYYQQNRCDVTQFIHQLQRELESNNLQKAQGICSRLGGVVGEVAEEGVRLMADQKEDFSKAYDITVSLVTRKLEKHLAVLGTIGATCPFLGLFGTVVGVVFTLDQLGAQGGGTPVVVTGVAKALIATGYGLIVAILAVIFNNAYTNTVKRFNDDFLLLKLLFLSFAGGESAH from the coding sequence ATGGAAAGCAAATTTCTAAATTACTTCCTGGAATTTATGGTGCATGACTGGTTTGCATCAATCCCCATCACCATCTGTTCGATTTTGACAGTGGCCGTAATGGTCGAGCGCTATTTGTACTATCAACAAAATCGCTGCGACGTTACTCAGTTTATCCACCAGCTGCAACGCGAACTCGAAAGTAATAATTTGCAAAAGGCTCAAGGCATCTGCAGTCGTCTTGGCGGAGTCGTCGGCGAAGTGGCTGAAGAAGGCGTGCGCTTGATGGCTGATCAAAAAGAAGATTTCTCCAAGGCTTATGACATTACAGTCAGTCTTGTCACCCGCAAACTCGAAAAACACCTGGCTGTGTTGGGCACCATCGGTGCTACCTGCCCCTTCCTTGGTCTATTCGGGACAGTAGTTGGGGTTGTATTCACACTGGACCAATTGGGCGCCCAGGGTGGTGGTACACCGGTAGTTGTAACCGGTGTTGCTAAGGCTCTTATCGCTACAGGTTATGGTCTTATCGTGGCTATCCTGGCAGTTATCTTCAACAACGCTTACACCAACACAGTTAAGCGTTTCAACGATGACTTCCTGCTTCTCAAGCTGCTTTTCTTGAGCTTTGCCGGTGGTGAGTCCGCTCACTAA
- a CDS encoding biopolymer transporter ExbD, whose amino-acid sequence MAMGAVGDSFTDINVTPLTDVFLVLLVIMILIAPLIDKSDLKIKPPETKNAKKDEATKGISIDIDKDGQLAINGTFVRDHNIESIKAMIVELKSKAAPGTELHVTLNADGDAKQKDVVEVMSAAAAAGITKMRIATQQQTNY is encoded by the coding sequence ATGGCAATGGGAGCGGTCGGTGATTCATTCACCGATATCAACGTTACCCCTTTGACTGACGTGTTTTTGGTTTTGCTCGTAATCATGATCTTGATTGCGCCCTTGATCGACAAATCCGATTTGAAAATCAAGCCACCAGAGACCAAAAACGCTAAGAAGGACGAAGCCACCAAAGGGATCAGTATCGATATTGATAAAGACGGACAGCTGGCTATTAACGGCACCTTTGTCCGCGATCACAATATCGAATCTATCAAAGCTATGATTGTCGAGCTAAAAAGCAAGGCAGCACCCGGTACTGAGTTGCACGTCACCCTCAACGCTGATGGTGACGCTAAGCAAAAGGATGTAGTCGAGGTCATGAGTGCAGCAGCTGCTGCTGGTATCACTAAGATGCGCATCGCTACTCAACAACAAACTAACTACTAG
- a CDS encoding SCP2 sterol-binding domain-containing protein, with translation MPAQEAINELKKRFKPEAARNLTATYLINIKGQDGGAFLTCIDDGKLEFIPHQDNSSVPCDCTISVDADDLKMIMEGRMSAMTAALSGALAVDGELGLAMKLVPIFFEG, from the coding sequence GTGCCAGCCCAAGAAGCCATTAATGAGCTAAAAAAAAGGTTTAAACCAGAGGCTGCACGCAACCTCACCGCCACTTATTTGATCAATATCAAAGGTCAAGATGGCGGCGCATTTTTGACTTGCATCGATGATGGCAAGCTCGAGTTTATTCCCCATCAAGACAACTCATCAGTGCCTTGTGACTGCACTATTTCAGTCGATGCTGATGACCTTAAGATGATCATGGAAGGTCGCATGTCAGCCATGACAGCAGCTCTCTCTGGAGCCCTGGCTGTAGACGGAGAGCTTGGTCTAGCAATGAAGCTTGTACCAATCTTTTTTGAAGGCTAA
- a CDS encoding TonB C-terminal domain-containing protein, whose translation MTANNRHTGSQRPQRDPNMAGGLSFFLPGLGQIYNGEQRKGLFFMVVGVLNYIVLGFLIFSGPLLDGLVAFGQANSMKLNAELYQSLSTLHFGSAASLFLIILFLAYSSFSARDAFDHAARIQRKGLYSDSALEMTEATSGSYIFHITILLTSFVLAFFFLIPPPPKSQITDIEFVQNEENTKEPPKTQKRAAHNSKASGKHDPTKPSVQPSAAPKAPSKAQEKAAPTPTPAKPAPAKPSPTPSPTPTPTPSPRPTPSPRPTPTPSPTPSPAPTPSPRPTPTPMPSLMPKINNPFIAPSAAPSLRPSPSFSPIAMPKVGGPIAPAPRAGVAGPGTAQPTGAPAPINIAAGGGGPASGSSGQPTLAAIGGGGARNAGGGTGPAPAPSRGSGSGSPAGGGPGASGMATPNVGSGSRGGPASSSGGKNGGGERGNPDDGPGREPSVAARKDVDWGPYMADLQRRIKRAWYPPKGNESKRVKVMFKVHKDGQVTNLRMLVSSGLAIADQAALKAIENAAPFRPLPDGADDAVDIEFTFDYNVFNGGGKGTFRSY comes from the coding sequence ATGACTGCCAATAATAGACATACCGGCTCTCAAAGACCGCAACGCGACCCCAATATGGCGGGTGGCTTATCATTTTTCTTGCCAGGACTTGGTCAGATTTATAACGGAGAGCAGCGTAAAGGGCTCTTCTTTATGGTGGTTGGGGTACTCAACTATATTGTCCTTGGCTTCCTCATCTTTAGCGGACCGCTACTGGATGGGCTGGTGGCCTTTGGTCAAGCCAATAGCATGAAGCTCAATGCCGAGTTGTATCAGTCGCTGTCCACTTTGCATTTTGGTTCAGCGGCATCGCTATTTTTGATTATTCTCTTCCTTGCTTATTCTTCCTTTAGCGCCAGAGATGCTTTTGACCATGCTGCTCGCATCCAGCGCAAAGGTCTATACAGTGATTCGGCTCTTGAAATGACCGAAGCCACTTCTGGCTCCTATATCTTCCATATAACGATTCTTTTGACAAGCTTTGTGCTGGCGTTTTTCTTCTTAATTCCGCCACCACCCAAGTCTCAAATCACTGATATTGAGTTTGTCCAAAACGAAGAAAATACCAAAGAGCCGCCTAAGACTCAGAAGCGTGCTGCCCATAACTCTAAAGCATCTGGCAAGCACGACCCGACTAAGCCCAGTGTGCAGCCCTCTGCTGCTCCCAAGGCGCCCAGCAAAGCACAGGAAAAAGCCGCTCCTACGCCTACTCCTGCTAAGCCAGCTCCTGCTAAGCCGTCTCCAACGCCAAGTCCGACTCCGACGCCGACACCTTCGCCGCGTCCAACTCCGTCTCCGCGTCCTACTCCAACGCCTAGTCCTACACCCAGTCCTGCGCCGACACCATCACCGCGCCCGACTCCCACACCGATGCCTTCGCTTATGCCCAAGATAAACAATCCGTTTATCGCTCCTTCGGCGGCACCATCGCTCCGTCCATCACCTAGTTTTAGTCCTATTGCCATGCCCAAAGTGGGCGGACCAATTGCTCCCGCTCCTCGCGCCGGCGTTGCCGGTCCCGGTACAGCCCAGCCCACTGGTGCACCTGCTCCTATCAATATTGCTGCCGGCGGCGGTGGACCTGCCTCGGGTAGCAGTGGACAGCCGACACTTGCCGCTATCGGTGGTGGTGGTGCTAGAAACGCTGGCGGCGGTACTGGTCCAGCACCTGCTCCATCTCGTGGTAGCGGCAGTGGTAGTCCAGCTGGCGGTGGTCCTGGTGCCAGTGGCATGGCCACACCCAATGTCGGCTCTGGCAGTAGAGGCGGTCCCGCTTCATCCAGTGGTGGCAAAAATGGTGGTGGCGAGAGAGGCAATCCGGACGATGGTCCTGGTCGCGAGCCATCAGTTGCTGCTCGTAAGGACGTAGATTGGGGTCCTTATATGGCCGATCTACAAAGACGTATCAAACGCGCCTGGTACCCACCAAAGGGCAACGAGTCCAAGCGGGTCAAGGTTATGTTTAAAGTGCACAAAGATGGACAGGTGACAAACCTGAGGATGCTCGTCTCATCCGGTCTGGCCATAGCTGACCAGGCTGCTCTCAAAGCCATCGAAAACGCCGCACCATTTAGACCATTGCCAGACGGTGCTGATGATGCCGTTGATATCGAATTTACCTTCGATTACAACGTCTTCAACGGTGGTGGCAAAGGTACATTCCGTTCGTACTAA
- a CDS encoding DUF721 domain-containing protein has translation MDSTNDKNSHQKVSVPNALPKRKNKNFSDLSAVLPKVVRALGIDKRLKEHTFINLWPHIVPEPFASRSRPLFIDADRNVVVAVQDAVVGQEFGFARQDVLKLVKRAGHSLGLEINGLRFDMKRFYEGRLQETSVEETFSKLPMPTDQQIAAVVLSAEEIQQAEDLYAELKNRSDSNDPVDVERLGMRMKLLYEKELRLKHWREANGYPHCTYCGSVTTRLHGTDLICANCFASHMSMKGL, from the coding sequence ATGGATAGTACAAATGACAAAAATTCGCATCAAAAGGTAAGTGTGCCAAATGCACTGCCTAAGCGTAAAAACAAAAACTTTTCTGATCTTTCTGCGGTCTTGCCAAAAGTCGTAAGAGCGCTGGGTATTGATAAACGGCTCAAAGAGCACACTTTTATCAATCTGTGGCCCCATATTGTGCCTGAGCCCTTTGCCTCGCGCTCACGTCCACTCTTTATAGATGCCGATCGCAATGTCGTCGTTGCTGTGCAGGATGCTGTGGTGGGGCAGGAGTTTGGCTTTGCCAGGCAAGATGTGCTCAAACTAGTCAAACGGGCTGGACATAGTCTGGGGTTGGAAATAAACGGATTGCGTTTTGATATGAAGCGCTTTTATGAAGGTCGGCTGCAGGAGACCTCTGTTGAAGAGACTTTTAGCAAGTTGCCTATGCCGACTGATCAACAGATAGCTGCTGTGGTGCTCAGCGCCGAAGAAATACAACAAGCTGAAGACTTATATGCGGAGCTGAAGAACCGCTCCGACTCAAATGATCCTGTAGATGTGGAGCGACTGGGTATGCGCATGAAGTTGCTTTATGAAAAGGAGCTAAGACTGAAGCACTGGCGAGAAGCTAATGGTTATCCACACTGCACTTATTGCGGTAGTGTCACTACGCGCTTACATGGCACAGATCTAATATGTGCCAATTGTTTCGCCTCTCATATGTCCATGAAGGGCCTCTAA